In the Paroedura picta isolate Pp20150507F chromosome 15, Ppicta_v3.0, whole genome shotgun sequence genome, one interval contains:
- the VWA1 gene encoding von Willebrand factor A domain-containing protein 1, translating to MYARILVLLLLLALQGLRGQTIPHRGPHPSIPDVEGDLLFLLDSSGSVSYYEFSRVKEFIADLLRPFTFGPHDVQTSVVHISTVPTMEFPFDRYLSSGAVQHAIRGVQQVMGDTNTGKALAFAREKLFTGDAGARPDVPKVLVWVTDGFSTDDVSRPMQLLKDLGVTVFIVSTGRGNYLELSAAASQPPEKHLHFVDVDDLSIIIKELRDSIAGVIQAKRLRATDISSHGFRLIWPTLLTRETGYYVLQHAPTGDPRRKVTRQLTGDHTTVLVGGLVPQTTYEVALVPESNERYIPPQTTRVTTLEEVISPARVLISESKPHSVRVSWSPTPESVASYQVLYGPLPANTVKLAVVDGSQNSTVLENLASNTTYLVTVSAIYKSGKERALSAKACTQEENSKVKHLRFEDLGPNTLKASWDPADGDVLGYRVRCRRQAGPSNLLSVSPQIHSVLLSNLTAGSTNKVCVKPVYKNLPGKGVCRMVHTQPASQVRSYRHRPRA from the exons GTCCTCACCCCTCCATCCCGGATGTAGAAGGGGACCTCCTCTTCCTGTTGGACAGCTCCGGCAGCGTCTCCTACTATGAGTTCTCCCGGGTCAAGGAGTTCATCGCCGACCTCCTCCGGCCCTTCACCTTTGGCCCCCATGACGTCCAGACCAGCGTGGTCCACATCAGCACCGTCCCCACCATGGAGTTCCCCTTTGACCGCTACCTGTCGAGCGGGGCGGTCCAGCACGCCATCCGGGGCGTCCAGCAGGTGATGGGTGACACCAACACGGGGAAGGCCCTTGCGTTTGCCAGGGAGAAGCTCTTCACGGGAGATGCCGGCGCCCGGCCTGACGTGCCCAAGGTCCTGGTGTGGGTCACCGACGGCTTCTCCACGGACGATGTCTCCCGGCCCATGCAGCTCCTCAAGGACTTGGGCGTGACCGTTTTCATTGTCAGCACGGGCCGGGGAAACTACTTGGAGCTGTCGGCCGCGGCCAGCCAGCCGCCGGAGAAGCACCTCCATTTTGTGGACGTGGATGACCTGTCGATCATCATCAAGGAGTTGAGGGACTCCATTGCAG GGGTCATTCAAGCAAAGCGCTTGCGTGCCACGGACATCTCCTCGCACGGCTTCCGTCTCATCTGGCCCACGCTTCTCACCCGTGAGACTGGCTATTACGTGCTGCAGCACGCCCCTACTGGAGACCCCCGGCGGAAAGTGACCAGGCAGCTGACGGGCGACCACACGACAGTCCTGGTGGGCGGCCTCGTGCCCCAAACCACCTATGAGGTGGCCCTCGTCCCCGAATCCAACGAGAGGTACATCCCGCCCCAGACGACTAGAGTCACCACTTTGGAAG AGGTCATCAGCCCAGCCCGGGTCCTCATCTCGGAATCCAAACCCCACAGCGTCCGGGTCAGCTGGTCGCCCACCCCAGAGAGCGTGGCCTCCTATCAAGTCTTGTACGGACCTCTGCCTGCCAACACGGTCAAGCTGGCGGTGGTGGACGGGAGTCAAAACAGCACCGTGCTGGAGAACTTGGCATCCAACACCACCTACCTGGTGACAGTCTCCGCTATCTATAAGTCCGGGAAAGAGAGAGCTCTTTCAGCCAAAGCCTGCACTCAGGAAG AAAACTCCAAGGTGAAGCACCTCCGCTTCGAGGACCTCGGCCCCAACACCCTGAAGGCCTCTTGGGACCCTGCCGACGGCGACGTTCTCGGCTACCGGGTGAGGTGCCGGCGGCAGGCGGGCCCCTCGAACCTCCTCAGCGTCTCGCCCCAGATCCACAGTGTCCTGCTGTCCAACCTGACTGCGGGCAGCACCAACAAAGTGTGTGTCAAGCCGGTGTACAAGAACCTGCCGGGGAAAGGCGTGTGCCGCATGGTGCACACGCAGCCGG CCTCGCAGGTGAGAAGCTATCGACATCGGCCGAGGGCCTGA
- the LOC143824641 gene encoding uncharacterized protein LOC143824641 isoform X1, protein MALLGRMQGTLRDSPADGGGGSPAGAGPRCRRQVWGDCWEKPKEFLSSSQRTGATPNLSFSSFGKSHTFHNGILGRSLLDQGETGHPPHRSPERPTIDELEESLRKLKVQVDSLASSLSFHSGEEDAFEQELPSDSSSFSSRWPESNVEFTTGGTPKPPIESEWLLKPKPLLRSLGEPSALTHLSLPTFTLSSADRVAGTLAGEIGTRNSVDLAFPLKLGAPHVIGVKSLLPPKIPVRSRSPERVPLPTNRGRSLSLGRSDAIRSQSYSPASKRSCSLRSRSQSPRPVWRPNSAKADACAQPPPQLGKPRGSRKKNGCSRQSRWRLYRPGSLAARPDAASQVTGGGVLKDAWSPYGLPSADISSPTAQELNQRFLRTLAEGFTGRALIGMSPYRNELAHLQLEGLRLEEAWLLELKRQQELERTRGPKPKWYEIKSSQFHYEARKNNQLLRSGPDGGSICRYQQELATASKASPQRPRSASPESS, encoded by the exons ATGGCGTTGCTAGGGAGGATGCAGGGGACGCTGCGGGACAGCCCTGCGGATGGAGGCGGCGGCAGCCCTGCTGGTGCGGGGCCGCGGTGCCGCCGGCAGGTGTGGGGCGACTGCTG GGAGAAACCAAAGGAGTTTCTGAGCAGCAGCCAAAGAACTGGTGCGACACCTAACCTGAGTTTCTCCAGCTTCGGAAAGAGTCACACTTTTCACAATGGCATCTTGGGTAGATCATTGCTAGATCAGGGAGAAACTG GTCATCCACCTCACCGCTCCCCAGAGAGACCGACCATTGATGAATTGGAAGAGAGCTTGAGGAAGCTTAAGGTCCAAGTGGACAGCTTAGCCTCCAGTCTAAGTTTCCACTCTGGTGAAGAGGACGCTTTCGAACAGGAACTGCCTAGTGACTCAAGTTCTTTTAGTTCCCGGTGGCCAGAGAGCAATGTGGAATTTACCACTGGAGGGACACCAAAGCCACCCATAGAATCAGAATGGCTCTTGAAGCCAAAACCTCTCCTCAGATCCTTAGGTGAACCTTCAGCCCTGACCCACCTGAGCCTTCCAACTTTTACCTTGTCCTCAGCCGACCGAGTGGCAGGAACGCTGGCAGGCGAGATTGGCACTCGGAACTCCGTGGATCTCGCCTTTCCGTTGAAGCTGGGGGCTCCTCATGTGATTGGCGTCAAGTCCCTGTTGCCCCCTAAGATCCCTGTCAGGTCTCGCTCCCCAGAACGAGTACCACTGCCCACCAACCGTGGCCGTTCGCTGAGCCTCGGGCGTTCCGACGCCATCCGCTCACAGTCCTATTCCCCGGCTTCCAAACGCTCCTGCTCTCTCCGGTCTCGATCTCAGTCCCCGAGGCCCGTCTGGAGACCTAATTCGGCCAAGGCGGATGCCTGCGCTCAGCCTCCGCCACAGCTTGGGAAACCCAgaggcagcaggaagaagaacgGATGCAGTCGACAGTCGCGATGGAGGTTGTACAGGCCTGGAAGTTTGGCTGCCAGACCTGATGCTGCCAGTCAGGTGACTGGAGGGGGAGTGCTGAAGGATGCTTGGAGTCCATACGGTTTGCCTTCTGCTGACATATCCTCACCTACAGCCCAGGAGCTTAATCAAAG GTTCCTGCGGACTCTCGCAGAAGGCTTCACAGGTCGTGCCCTGATCGGTATGTCCCCCTACCGGAATGAGCTGGCACACCTGCAGCTGGAGGGCCTGCGGCTGGAAGAGGCCTGGCTACTGGAACTGAAGAGGCAGCAGGAGCTGGAACGAACTCGGGGCCCTAAGCCCAAGTG GTACGAGATCAAAAGCTCTCAGTTCCATTACGAAGCCCGCAAGAACAACCAGCTCTTGAGGAGCGGCCCCGATGGGGGATCGATCTGCAGGTATCAGCAGGAGCTGGCCACCGCCTCCAAGGCATCCCCACAGCGGCCCAGGTCTGCCTCCCCAGAGAGCAGCTGA
- the LOC143824641 gene encoding uncharacterized protein LOC143824641 isoform X2 — translation MEAAAALLVRGRGAAGREKPKEFLSSSQRTGATPNLSFSSFGKSHTFHNGILGRSLLDQGETGHPPHRSPERPTIDELEESLRKLKVQVDSLASSLSFHSGEEDAFEQELPSDSSSFSSRWPESNVEFTTGGTPKPPIESEWLLKPKPLLRSLGEPSALTHLSLPTFTLSSADRVAGTLAGEIGTRNSVDLAFPLKLGAPHVIGVKSLLPPKIPVRSRSPERVPLPTNRGRSLSLGRSDAIRSQSYSPASKRSCSLRSRSQSPRPVWRPNSAKADACAQPPPQLGKPRGSRKKNGCSRQSRWRLYRPGSLAARPDAASQVTGGGVLKDAWSPYGLPSADISSPTAQELNQRFLRTLAEGFTGRALIGMSPYRNELAHLQLEGLRLEEAWLLELKRQQELERTRGPKPKWYEIKSSQFHYEARKNNQLLRSGPDGGSICRYQQELATASKASPQRPRSASPESS, via the exons ATGGAGGCGGCGGCAGCCCTGCTGGTGCGGGGCCGCGGTGCCGCCGGCAG GGAGAAACCAAAGGAGTTTCTGAGCAGCAGCCAAAGAACTGGTGCGACACCTAACCTGAGTTTCTCCAGCTTCGGAAAGAGTCACACTTTTCACAATGGCATCTTGGGTAGATCATTGCTAGATCAGGGAGAAACTG GTCATCCACCTCACCGCTCCCCAGAGAGACCGACCATTGATGAATTGGAAGAGAGCTTGAGGAAGCTTAAGGTCCAAGTGGACAGCTTAGCCTCCAGTCTAAGTTTCCACTCTGGTGAAGAGGACGCTTTCGAACAGGAACTGCCTAGTGACTCAAGTTCTTTTAGTTCCCGGTGGCCAGAGAGCAATGTGGAATTTACCACTGGAGGGACACCAAAGCCACCCATAGAATCAGAATGGCTCTTGAAGCCAAAACCTCTCCTCAGATCCTTAGGTGAACCTTCAGCCCTGACCCACCTGAGCCTTCCAACTTTTACCTTGTCCTCAGCCGACCGAGTGGCAGGAACGCTGGCAGGCGAGATTGGCACTCGGAACTCCGTGGATCTCGCCTTTCCGTTGAAGCTGGGGGCTCCTCATGTGATTGGCGTCAAGTCCCTGTTGCCCCCTAAGATCCCTGTCAGGTCTCGCTCCCCAGAACGAGTACCACTGCCCACCAACCGTGGCCGTTCGCTGAGCCTCGGGCGTTCCGACGCCATCCGCTCACAGTCCTATTCCCCGGCTTCCAAACGCTCCTGCTCTCTCCGGTCTCGATCTCAGTCCCCGAGGCCCGTCTGGAGACCTAATTCGGCCAAGGCGGATGCCTGCGCTCAGCCTCCGCCACAGCTTGGGAAACCCAgaggcagcaggaagaagaacgGATGCAGTCGACAGTCGCGATGGAGGTTGTACAGGCCTGGAAGTTTGGCTGCCAGACCTGATGCTGCCAGTCAGGTGACTGGAGGGGGAGTGCTGAAGGATGCTTGGAGTCCATACGGTTTGCCTTCTGCTGACATATCCTCACCTACAGCCCAGGAGCTTAATCAAAG GTTCCTGCGGACTCTCGCAGAAGGCTTCACAGGTCGTGCCCTGATCGGTATGTCCCCCTACCGGAATGAGCTGGCACACCTGCAGCTGGAGGGCCTGCGGCTGGAAGAGGCCTGGCTACTGGAACTGAAGAGGCAGCAGGAGCTGGAACGAACTCGGGGCCCTAAGCCCAAGTG GTACGAGATCAAAAGCTCTCAGTTCCATTACGAAGCCCGCAAGAACAACCAGCTCTTGAGGAGCGGCCCCGATGGGGGATCGATCTGCAGGTATCAGCAGGAGCTGGCCACCGCCTCCAAGGCATCCCCACAGCGGCCCAGGTCTGCCTCCCCAGAGAGCAGCTGA
- the LOC143824462 gene encoding ATPase family AAA domain-containing protein 3-like, which yields MSWLFGLHRGGGGDAGPGVGAGVPPLPPPPGGAPGDAAGEPSRPKDKWSNFDPTGLERAAKAARELDTSRHAKEALGLAQMQEQTLQLEQQSKVKEYEAAIEQLKNEQVRIQAEERRKTLGEETRQQQARAQYQDKLARQRYEDQLRQQQLLNEENLRKQEESVQKQEAMRRATVEREMELRHKNEMLRIEAEAHARAKAERENADLIREQIRLKAAEHRQTVLDSLKTAGTLFGEGFRAFVTDWDKVTATVAGLTLLAVGIYSAKNATAVAGRYIEARLGKPSLVRETSRISLLEALKHPVKVGKRLASKPQDALQGVVLSPKLEERVRDIAIATRNTRNNRSLYRNILMYGPPGTGKTLFAKKLAMHSGMDYAIMTGGDVAPMGREGVTAMHKVFDWANTSRRGLLLFVDEADAFLRKRATEKISEDLRATLNAFLHRTGQHSNKFMLVLASNQPEQFDWAINDRIDEMVHFQLPGLEERERLVRMYFDKHVLKPATEGKQRLKLAQFDYGKKCSEIAKLTEGMSGREISQLAVAWQAAAYASADGVLTEAMIDARVADAVLQHKQKMEWLKAEGVELGKSQPLPLALGKSV from the exons ATGTCGTGGCTCTTCGGGCTGCACCGCGGTGGGGGCGGCGATGCGGGGCCGGGGGTGGGCGCCGGGGTGCCTCCGCTGCCTCCTCCGCCTGGGGGCGCCCCGGGGGACGCGGCGGGCGAGCCGAGCCGCCCCAAGGACAAGTGGAGCAACTTCGACCCCACCGGCCTGGAGCGCGCCGCCAAGGCCGCCAGGGAGCTCGACACCTCGC GCCATGCAAAGGAGGCCCTCGGACTGGCGCAGATGCAGGAGCAAACTCTGCAGCTGGAGCAGCAGTCTAAAGTGAAG GAGTATGAGGCTGCCATAGAGCAGCTGAAAAACGAACAGGTCCGGATCCAAGCAGAAGAGCGGAGGAAAACGCTCGGCGAGGAGACAAGACAGCAGCAAGCG AGAGCGCAGTACCAAGACAAGTTGGCCAGGCAACGATACGAAGACCAATTACGGCAACAG CAACTTCTGAATGAGGAGAACTTGCGGAAACAGGAGGAGTCGGTCCAGAAGCAGGAGGCCATGAGGCGAG CTACGGTGGAGCGGGAAATGGAGCTCCGGCACAAGAACGAGATGTTGCGCATCGAAGCCGAAGCTCACGCCCGGGCCAAGGCCGAACGGGAGAACGCGGACCTGATCCGGGAACAAATCCGTCTGAAAGCGGCCGAGCATCGCCAGACAGTGCTGGATTCCCTCAA GACAGCCGGGACTCTGTTTGGGGAAGGATTTCGTGCCTTTGTGACCGACTGGGACAAAGTGACAGCCACG GTGGCTGGCTTGACGCTCCTGGCCGTCGGCATCTACAGTGCCAAGAACGCCACCGCCGTGGCCGGGAGGTATATCGAGGCTCGCTTGGGCAAGCCCTCCTTGGTGAGGGAGACGTCCCGCATCAGCCTGCTGGAGGCGCTCAAGCATCCCGTGAAG GTGGGCAAGCGGCTTGCCAGCAAGCCCCAAGACGCCCTCCAAGGAGTGGTGCTCAGC CCCAAGCTGGAGGAGCGCGTGAGGGACATTGCCATCGCGACCCGGAACACGAGGAACAACAGGAGCTTGTACCGGAACATCCTCATGTACGGCCCTCCCGGGACTGGGAAAACACTCTTTGCAAAG AAATTAGCCATGCATTCTGGCATGGATTACGCCATCATGACCGGTGGCGACGTCGCCCCCATGGGGCGGGAAGGAGTTACTGCCATGCACAAGGTCTTTGACTGGGCAAACACTAGCCGCAGGGG cctcctGCTGTTTGTGGATGAAGCTGATGCGTTTCTCCGGAAGAGGGCTACG GAAAAGATCAGTGAAGATCTGAGAGCGACACTGAACGCCTTCCTTCACCGGACGGGGCAGCACAGTAACAA gtTCATGCTCGTCTTGGCCAGCAACCAGCCGGAGCAGTTTGACTGGGCCATCAACGACCGGATAGACGAAATGGTTCACTTCCAGCTGCCGGGCTTAGAAGAGCGGGAACGCCTGGTCCGGATGTATTTCGACAAGCACGTGCTGAAGCCAGCAACGGAGGGCAAGCA ACGCCTGAAGCTCGCTCAATTTGACTACGGGAAGAAATGCTCGGAGATCGCCAAGCTGACAGAGGGCATGTCCGGCCGGGAGATCTCACAGCTCGCCGTGGCCTGGCAG GCTGCGGCCTACGCTTCGGCGGACGGGGTGCTCACGGAGGCCATGATAGACGCCCGGGTGGCGGACGCCGTCCTGCAGCACAAGCAGAAGATGGAGTGGCTGAAAGCCGAAGGAGTGGAGCTCGGCaagagccagccgctgcccctcgCCTTGGGGAAGTCCGTGTGA